A stretch of DNA from Aspergillus flavus chromosome 3, complete sequence:
ACTGGGCGCAGCCTCCATGTGATGGCAGCGGGATTTCTCCGCAAAACACATGGCGATAAAACTTATACTCTGATTCATGTTTGTTCAGGAGAGGAACCACCGGGCTTGAGCTttgctgaagaggaaaagcaCCCCATTCAGGGCTCGTGATGTTTTGCCATATCTGAGCTTCCCATGGCTGCTCGGGGAGTGAATGGCTCGACTCTATCACCACAGTAAATCGAACCTGTTACACTATTAGAGGCTAGGGCTATCATGAGGTAGTATAAATGTTTACCGTGTCATCTTCCCCGGAACTTAGAACTTGCTGAATTCTCTGGGGACACGTTACTTGCCCCAAGGGAGGAAAACAAGTGATCCGAGAGAATAAGCTCATCTGCGCCGGGGGAATTAATTGGGTCCGCGATTGACTTCTATAAGAACCTGCGCCCGCTCCTGGAGTTTTTGGTTTATTTCCAGTATTGATCGGCATTGAATGTGGTGTATCTGCGAGGTGACCTGGCTGGGGTTGACAAGGGGGATTCGAGGGAGAGTGAGTTTATTGGGGATTATATCCTAATTCACCCGAGGAGGGAAGGTCGGGGGAAAAGTCGGTGATGGATGCGCGATGAGGTGTACAACATGCAAAACGTCCATTGAAGTGGCGTGAGGGGAACAGGTTTAGCTCTGCTCTTCTGCTCCATCATTGGCTTATGTTTCTTCCAATCACGGGAAGTATTTGTGCCCCAATTTGGAGTCTCACTGTCACCTTCTAGCTTGAAGTCATATTCAATGTGGCTGCAAACTGTGTCAGCCAAGTGATATCAATGGAAATCACCTGGTACACCCCGTGACAGCTCTGATTCACAGTCACACatatttgcttttcttcccaaTGGCTCGTATCTGCTACAGCTGCCGTGATTAACAGCACGTCTGTTCAGCTTGTCACACATTGACTACTACGTCGCTGTTGTATCTTTATGAATATATTGATTTTAAACACTCGTTGTCAATATGTACTCtgccatcaccatcattCTATTTGTCCTATTCCCACTCATCTACGGATATCAGAACCTTCCCAATGTTGACGTCGCAATAGTAGGAGCTGGGTTATCCGGCCTGAGTACAGCAAAGGATCTCGCAAAAGCCGGCAGGTCATTTGTGATATTCGAAGCTCGAGACCGAGTCGGCGGTCGCGTCCTCAATAACCAACTACCAAATAAGGGAATTGTAGAAGTCGGCGCTCAATTTGTGGGACCAACTCAGGGCAGAGTACTCGACCTGGCACAATCACTTGGCTTGTCAACTTTCAAAACGTTTAATTCAGGCAATACAACCCTTTTCCGCAATGGAACACGCAGCGTGTTCAATGGAACATTCACGACTGGAGATGTGCCTATTTCGCCCGAAGGCCTAACGCAGGCTTGACGGGCACTTTTGTTACTAGATACGATGGCGACTGAGCTGGATGTCGATGCTCCATGGAGTCACTCTCGATCTGTCAATTGGGATAGTGAGACGGTACAAAGCTGGCTGAACCGTGAAGCGCCCCATCCAGATGCTCAGTTTCTGCTCACCCAAGGTCTACAATCGGTGTTTTCCACTGAGCCTCGGGAACAGTCACTCTTGTACACGCTTGCGTATATAGCGGCTGCGGGTAATGCAACTACGCGTGGAACCTTCGAACGCCTCATAGACGTAGCTGGCGGAGCACAGGAGCAACGTATTGTAGGAGGGACCCAGCTGCTAGCCATCAGACTTGCTGAGAGAATCGGATTGAGCAATATCATTTTCAATGCTCCTGTGCGAAATATCGAGTTAAAAGGTGAGACCTACCTTGTCTCCTCGAATAATCAATCGGTCATAGCAAAACACGTGGTCGTTGCCATGTCTCCTCCCCTGGCATCCCGTATCACTTATCAACCATTGCTGCCAGCAGCGCGAGATCATCTCACCCAGCGAATGCCAATGGGATCTATTGGGAAAGCATTCGCTGCATACGCTACTCCTTTCTGGCGGGAGGCCGGTCTCAACGGGCAGGTGGTCAGCGACACTGGGGCCGTACGAATTACTTTCGATAGCTCCTCTGATGATGGTTCATTCGGTATCATGATGGGCTTTATCGAGGCGGATGAAATGAGGAGACTAGATCGACTGCCTGAGCGTGAGATAATCGAAGAGATCACCAAAGACCTAGTCCGCTACTTTGGGCCCAGAGCGGCTAATGTTCAGAACTGGGTCATTCAGCGGTGGGATCTGGAACAGTTTTCTAGGGGAGGGCCTGCTGCATATGCACCTCCGGGTGTGCTCACGGCGTACGGTACCTCCTTGAAGTCACCGCACGGTAGGCTCCATTTTGCGGGAACAGAGGcctcttctttctgggtTGGGTTCATGGATGGCGCAATTCGATCTGGAGAACGTGTTGCTACGGAGATTTTGATGGATTTGTAGTTGTTCATCACCAGCTTCCGCACCAGTGATTGCGAGTCGTCTCAGGAGACTACCAAACCTTTTCTTGGCAATGGTTGCTGGAGATCTATGTCGGTTAATTGAAGTACTAGCCTGAAAATCCTGTGTATTATGCTCATCGAATCTTTTATTCTCTATAAAAGTTTCATTGATCAGTCACACTCGTTACATTAGGTATCTGCGCTTTCCAAGAACGTTTAATCGATCTTGATTGCCAGCTTTCCGAAGTGCTTCTGGGCCCACTGTAAAGAATATTAGCATAAGTTGTTACCTCTTGAGAAACACAGATAGCCTTACCATGTATTCATAAGcatccttggccttgtcGAGGGTGAAGACCTTAGGGTCCACAACAGGATGGATATCGTTAGCTTCGATAGCCTTAACCATGTTGTTCAGTAATTCCTTGCTTCCGACGTATACACCCCGAACGGTACAGATGTTGCTGAGGGTGTCGAGAATGCTCGGCTGGGACTTAGGGTCGACACCGCCGAGGAAACCAATGATGCTAATAACACCCTCGAGCTTAATACACTTGAAGCTCTGGTTAAGAGTTCCGCTACCGCCGACCTCGACGATGTGGTCCACACCAACATTGTCGGGGGTGAGTTTACGAGCAGTCTCGCCCCAATTGGGATCGGACTTGTAGTTGATAACGTGGTCTGCGCCAAgttccttcaacttctctgACTTCTCAGTAGAGGAGGTAGTAGCAATAACAGTCGCTCCTGCAGCTTTAGCGAACTATCATGGATATTTCGTTAGTTCACTGTTCTGAAATTCCATTAGCtaaagtagaaaaagaagaaaaagcctACCTGCAGTGCGAACAAGCTGACACCGCCAGTACCCTGCACCAGAACAGTCTGTCCCGGTTGAAGAGGCTTCAAGCCATATAGAGCGTTCCAGCTGGTAAGAGCGGCACACGAGAGCGTGCTGGCCTCAAGGTGGGTGAGGTTCTTCGGACTTTTCACCAGTCCGTTCTCGTTGAAGACGCCGTACTGACGCAGAGTACCATCAATAACACCACCCAGGCCAGATCCGGCAGCCTTGGGATCAACAGGACCGTACTGGTGTAGCTGGTTGAACAATGTGATCACCTTGTCACCTTTGCTGAATTGAGACACTTTAGGACCCACTTCAACAACCTCACCGGCTCCATCTGAACCCGGCACAACAGGGAAGTTGATGGCGAAGGGGTACATACCCTAGCAGCGCGCATTAGCAGAGAACAAAGTTACAGAGAGTGTATGTTGTCATCGACGTACCCGTGGAATGATAAGGTCGCGATAATTGAGCGAAGCAGCGTGGAACTTCACCAACACATCGTTATCGCCAACCTTGGGAACCGGCGCGTCATTGTAGGCAAGCTCGTCAAAGCCGTTGGCCTTGCCCTGCACGGTCCACTGCTTCATATTCTCGGGGGCCATGATGAATTACTGGGGACAATAGGGGATGAAATAATTGTGATTTGGTATGCAAAAAATTCGACGCTGAGCTCCTTGGTGGAGGGGGTTTATGTAGTTATAAAGCTTCTGGAAGCCTGAATTCTTGACGTAAGTGGGCAGATCCCCACATCTATGACGATCCTCGAATAAGGATTCGGTAGATGAGTAACTGGGAGCCATTCTCTCCGAAATGGTCCATCGTCCGAATTTCGAGAGTCTTCCTCGCCAAATCACAGCTCATAGGGCGGTGTGTGGCCCCCGTTTGCTGATAAATCCGACTCAGgttgatttcctttttcggGTACGAGATGAAAAACACGGCGTCGAAGTGTGGATCTTTCTCGTCTGGTTTTCCACCACAGAcccccttccttttcctaGTAATCACGTGGTTCCTAGAAAGGAAGCCTTCGTAATACTGTTAGATTCttctctacggagtactataTGGACTATACAGCAGCCCCATCGGATTTAGTCCCTCTGTTCGTTCTTCCTCACTAATTCGTTGTTTTATCTTAAATATCCATCTAGCTTCATGTACACCAATAGCAGACCAATTGATTTTG
This window harbors:
- a CDS encoding putative mao-B, which gives rise to MATELDVDAPWSHSRSVNWDSETVQSWLNREAPHPDAQFLLTQGLQSVFSTEPREQSLLYTLAYIAAAGNATTRGTFERLIDVAGGAQEQRIVGGTQLLAIRLAERIGLSNIIFNAPVRNIELKGETYLVSSNNQSVIAKHVVVAMSPPLASRITYQPLLPAARDHLTQRMPMGSIGKAFAAYATPFWREAGLNGQVVSDTGAVRITFDSSSDDGSFGIMMGFIEADEMRRLDRLPEREIIEEITKDLVRYFGPRAANVQNWVIQRWDLEQFSRGGPAAYAPPGVLTAYGTSLKSPHGRLHFAGTEASSFWVGFMDGAIRSGERVATEILMDL
- a CDS encoding zinc-binding oxidoreductase (zinc-type alcohol dehydrogenase-like protein), which gives rise to MAPENMKQWTVQGKANGFDELAYNDAPVPKVGDNDVLVKFHAASLNYRDLIIPRGMYPFAINFPVVPGSDGAGEVVEVGPKVSQFSKGDKVITLFNQLHQYGPVDPKAAGSGLGGVIDGTLRQYGVFNENGLVKSPKNLTHLEASTLSCAALTSWNALYGLKPLQPGQTVLVQGTGGVSLFALQFAKAAGATVIATTSSTEKSEKLKELGADHVINYKSDPNWGETARKLTPDNVGVDHIVEVGGSGTLNQSFKCIKLEGVISIIGFLGGVDPKSQPSILDTLSNICTVRGVYVGSKELLNNMVKAIEANDIHPVVDPKVFTLDKAKDAYEYMWAQKHFGKLAIKID